A window of the Narcine bancroftii isolate sNarBan1 chromosome 4, sNarBan1.hap1, whole genome shotgun sequence genome harbors these coding sequences:
- the LOC138761284 gene encoding T-box transcription factor TBX3-like isoform X3 yields the protein MNLPMREPVIPGTSMAYHPFLPHRAPDFAMSAALGHQPPFFPALALPPSGAASLTLPGAMSKPIVDQLVGAAEAGLALSAMGHQSSHLRPLKTLEPEEEVEDDPKVILEAKDLWDQFHKRGTEMVITKSGRRMFPPFKVRCTGLDKKAKYILLMDIVAADDCRYKFHNSRWMVAGKADPEMPKRMYIHPDSPATGEQWMSKVVTFHKLKLTNNISDKHGFITQLKIDNNPFAKGFRDTGNGRREKRKQLAIQSLRVYEEQQKGSKENGTSDDSSNEQPTFKCFGQSASPAVSTPGAANLKGGLQSDGEESDMDTKDDPIRDGTESEKFSTAEQRNNERNSVKSHQRPSDSLSRIRQHESARMDKSLGDLQPSPTNTSSSIVVVNGEGSEIKSPVRDHQKGDESAVLNKEPYSPLTVQTDSIAHLNHGQLQNFAFSHNLSGQHFFTPLSAGHPLLLHPSQFAMGGAFPSMAAGMSHLLASMSASAGGIGSMDSLASSQQGLPGGSATGLPYHLQQHVLATQGLAMSPFGSLFPYPYTYMAAAAAASMPAGIPTSVASSIHRHPFLSAVRPRLRYSPYTFPVPGLDSSSLLTTGVPPMSTVAEAKVNSMATSPVSAGLDSGSELNSRSSTLSSGSVSLSPKQCSEKETSSELQNIQRLVSGLETKQDRSTRSSSP from the exons ATGAATTTACCGATGAGAGAGCCAGTCATTCCAGGGACAAGTATGGCTTATCATCCGTTCTTACCTCACCGGGCGCCGGACTTTGCGATGAGCGCTGCTTTGGGACATCAACCTCCTTTTTTCCCGGCTCTCGCCTTGCCGCCGAGCGGCGCGGCCTCTCTCACACTCCCGGGCGCAATGAGCAAGCCTATCGTGGATCAGCTCGTCGGCGCAGCTGAGGCTGGACTCGCTCTGTCGGCAATGGGCCACCAGTCCTCGCATTTGAGGCCTCTCAAGACTCTGGAGCCCGAGGAAGAAGTGGAAGACGACCCAAAAGTTATACTCGAAGCTAAAGATTTGTGGGATCAGTTTCACAAGCGTGGCACTGAAATGGTTATCACCAAATCTGGAAG GAGAATGTTCCCGCCATTTAAAGTTAGGTGCACGGGACTGGATAAGAAGGCCAAGTATATTTTGTTAATGGATATTGTGGCGGCAGATGACTGTAGGTACAAATTCCACAACTCCCGCTGGATGGTAGCTGGAAAAGCGGACCCTGAAATGCCAAAGCGAATGTACATTCACCCTGATAGCCCAGCTACCGGCGAGCAATGGATGTCTAAAGTCGTCACTTTTCACAAGCTGAAACTGACAAACAACATTTCTGATAAACATGGATTT ATAACGCAATTAAAAATCGACAACAACCCATTTGCCAAAGGCTTTCGTGACACAGGGAATGGGcggagagagaaaag AAAACAATTGGCAATCCAATCACTACGAGTTTACGAAGAACAGCAGAAAGGCTCCAAAGAGAACGGAACATCGGATGATTCATCCAACGAACAGCCCACTTTCAAATGCTTCGGTCAGTCTGCCTCTCCCGCGGTTTCCACTCCAGGGGCTGCCAACTTAAAAG GTGGTCTGCAAAGTGATGGAGAAGAAAGCGATATGGATACAAAAGATGACCCCATTCGAGACGGGACAGAGTCGGAGAAATTCTCAACCGCGGAGCAGCGAAACAATGAGCGCAATTCGGTCAAATCGCACCAACGCCCCTCGGACAGTCTCAGCAGAATCAGACAACATGAAAGCGCCAGGATGGATAAGAGTTTAGGGGATTTGCAGCCGAGCCCGACAAACAcctcctccagcattgtggtcGTTAATGGCGAGGGATCTGAGATCAAAAGTCCAGTCAGAGACCATCAGAAGGGGGATGAATCCGCTGTGCTGAACAAGGAGCCTTATTCTCCCCTAACCGTGCAGACGGATAGCATCGCACACCTGAACCATGGACAGTTACAGAACTTTGCCTTTTCTCACAACTTATCCGGTCAGCACTTCTTTACCCCTTTGAGCGCAGGACACCCACTTCTCTTGCACCCGAGCCAGTTTGCTATGGGTGGGGCCTTCCCAAGTATGGCTGCAGGTATGAGCCACCTTCTCGCCTCCATGTCGGCCTCGGCGGGCGGCATCGGCAGCATGGACTCACTGGCTTCGTCACAGCAGGGATTACCTGGTGGATCAGCGACAGGTCTCCCTTATCACCTCCAACAGCACGTCCTGGCCACGCAG GGTCTTGCGATGTCACCATTTGGTAGTCTTTTCCCTTACCCTTATACCTACATGGCGGCTGCGGCCGCGGCGTCCATGCCCGCTGGAATTCCGACATCAGTCGCGTCCTCTATACATCGCCATCCGTTCCTCAGTGCAGTCCGGCCTCGTTTAAGGTATAGCCCTTACACTTTCCCCGTGCCGGGACTGGACAGTAGCAGCTTGCTGACTACCGGCGTGCCACCAATGTCCACCGTAGCCGAGGCGAAAGTAAACAGCATGGCAACCAGTCCTGTGTCAGCGGGCTTAGACTCGGGGTCAGAGCTAAACAGCAGGTCCTCGACTCTCTCCTCGGGATCCGTCTCCCTGTCTCCGAAACAGTGTTCAGAAAAAGAAACGTCCAGCGAGCTTCAGAACATCCAGCGCCTGGTCAGTGGACTGGAAACCAAACAAGATCGGTCAACTAGGAGTAGTTCCCCCTGA
- the LOC138761284 gene encoding T-box transcription factor TBX3-like isoform X2, translating into MNLPMREPVIPGTSMAYHPFLPHRAPDFAMSAALGHQPPFFPALALPPSGAASLTLPGAMSKPIVDQLVGAAEAGLALSAMGHQSSHLRPLKTLEPEEEVEDDPKVILEAKDLWDQFHKRGTEMVITKSGRRMFPPFKVRCTGLDKKAKYILLMDIVAADDCRYKFHNSRWMVAGKADPEMPKRMYIHPDSPATGEQWMSKVVTFHKLKLTNNISDKHGFTILNSMHKYQPRFHIVRANDILKLPYSTFRTYVFPETEFIAVTAYQNDKITQLKIDNNPFAKGFRDTGNGRREKRKQLAIQSLRVYEEQQKGSKENGTSDDSSNEQPTFKCFGGLQSDGEESDMDTKDDPIRDGTESEKFSTAEQRNNERNSVKSHQRPSDSLSRIRQHESARMDKSLGDLQPSPTNTSSSIVVVNGEGSEIKSPVRDHQKGDESAVLNKEPYSPLTVQTDSIAHLNHGQLQNFAFSHNLSGQHFFTPLSAGHPLLLHPSQFAMGGAFPSMAAGMSHLLASMSASAGGIGSMDSLASSQQGLPGGSATGLPYHLQQHVLATQGLAMSPFGSLFPYPYTYMAAAAAASMPAGIPTSVASSIHRHPFLSAVRPRLRYSPYTFPVPGLDSSSLLTTGVPPMSTVAEAKVNSMATSPVSAGLDSGSELNSRSSTLSSGSVSLSPKQCSEKETSSELQNIQRLVSGLETKQDRSTRSSSP; encoded by the exons ATGAATTTACCGATGAGAGAGCCAGTCATTCCAGGGACAAGTATGGCTTATCATCCGTTCTTACCTCACCGGGCGCCGGACTTTGCGATGAGCGCTGCTTTGGGACATCAACCTCCTTTTTTCCCGGCTCTCGCCTTGCCGCCGAGCGGCGCGGCCTCTCTCACACTCCCGGGCGCAATGAGCAAGCCTATCGTGGATCAGCTCGTCGGCGCAGCTGAGGCTGGACTCGCTCTGTCGGCAATGGGCCACCAGTCCTCGCATTTGAGGCCTCTCAAGACTCTGGAGCCCGAGGAAGAAGTGGAAGACGACCCAAAAGTTATACTCGAAGCTAAAGATTTGTGGGATCAGTTTCACAAGCGTGGCACTGAAATGGTTATCACCAAATCTGGAAG GAGAATGTTCCCGCCATTTAAAGTTAGGTGCACGGGACTGGATAAGAAGGCCAAGTATATTTTGTTAATGGATATTGTGGCGGCAGATGACTGTAGGTACAAATTCCACAACTCCCGCTGGATGGTAGCTGGAAAAGCGGACCCTGAAATGCCAAAGCGAATGTACATTCACCCTGATAGCCCAGCTACCGGCGAGCAATGGATGTCTAAAGTCGTCACTTTTCACAAGCTGAAACTGACAAACAACATTTCTGATAAACATGGATTT ACTATTTTGAATTCAATGCACAAGTACCAACCTAGATTTCACATTGTTCGTGCGAACGACATTTTGAAACTTCCTTACAGTACTTTCCGGACATACGTTTTCCCTGAAACAGAATTCATAGCCGTGACTGCATATCAAAATGATAAG ATAACGCAATTAAAAATCGACAACAACCCATTTGCCAAAGGCTTTCGTGACACAGGGAATGGGcggagagagaaaag AAAACAATTGGCAATCCAATCACTACGAGTTTACGAAGAACAGCAGAAAGGCTCCAAAGAGAACGGAACATCGGATGATTCATCCAACGAACAGCCCACTTTCAAATGCTTCG GTGGTCTGCAAAGTGATGGAGAAGAAAGCGATATGGATACAAAAGATGACCCCATTCGAGACGGGACAGAGTCGGAGAAATTCTCAACCGCGGAGCAGCGAAACAATGAGCGCAATTCGGTCAAATCGCACCAACGCCCCTCGGACAGTCTCAGCAGAATCAGACAACATGAAAGCGCCAGGATGGATAAGAGTTTAGGGGATTTGCAGCCGAGCCCGACAAACAcctcctccagcattgtggtcGTTAATGGCGAGGGATCTGAGATCAAAAGTCCAGTCAGAGACCATCAGAAGGGGGATGAATCCGCTGTGCTGAACAAGGAGCCTTATTCTCCCCTAACCGTGCAGACGGATAGCATCGCACACCTGAACCATGGACAGTTACAGAACTTTGCCTTTTCTCACAACTTATCCGGTCAGCACTTCTTTACCCCTTTGAGCGCAGGACACCCACTTCTCTTGCACCCGAGCCAGTTTGCTATGGGTGGGGCCTTCCCAAGTATGGCTGCAGGTATGAGCCACCTTCTCGCCTCCATGTCGGCCTCGGCGGGCGGCATCGGCAGCATGGACTCACTGGCTTCGTCACAGCAGGGATTACCTGGTGGATCAGCGACAGGTCTCCCTTATCACCTCCAACAGCACGTCCTGGCCACGCAG GGTCTTGCGATGTCACCATTTGGTAGTCTTTTCCCTTACCCTTATACCTACATGGCGGCTGCGGCCGCGGCGTCCATGCCCGCTGGAATTCCGACATCAGTCGCGTCCTCTATACATCGCCATCCGTTCCTCAGTGCAGTCCGGCCTCGTTTAAGGTATAGCCCTTACACTTTCCCCGTGCCGGGACTGGACAGTAGCAGCTTGCTGACTACCGGCGTGCCACCAATGTCCACCGTAGCCGAGGCGAAAGTAAACAGCATGGCAACCAGTCCTGTGTCAGCGGGCTTAGACTCGGGGTCAGAGCTAAACAGCAGGTCCTCGACTCTCTCCTCGGGATCCGTCTCCCTGTCTCCGAAACAGTGTTCAGAAAAAGAAACGTCCAGCGAGCTTCAGAACATCCAGCGCCTGGTCAGTGGACTGGAAACCAAACAAGATCGGTCAACTAGGAGTAGTTCCCCCTGA
- the LOC138761284 gene encoding T-box transcription factor TBX3-like isoform X1, with amino-acid sequence MNLPMREPVIPGTSMAYHPFLPHRAPDFAMSAALGHQPPFFPALALPPSGAASLTLPGAMSKPIVDQLVGAAEAGLALSAMGHQSSHLRPLKTLEPEEEVEDDPKVILEAKDLWDQFHKRGTEMVITKSGRRMFPPFKVRCTGLDKKAKYILLMDIVAADDCRYKFHNSRWMVAGKADPEMPKRMYIHPDSPATGEQWMSKVVTFHKLKLTNNISDKHGFTILNSMHKYQPRFHIVRANDILKLPYSTFRTYVFPETEFIAVTAYQNDKITQLKIDNNPFAKGFRDTGNGRREKRKQLAIQSLRVYEEQQKGSKENGTSDDSSNEQPTFKCFGQSASPAVSTPGAANLKGGLQSDGEESDMDTKDDPIRDGTESEKFSTAEQRNNERNSVKSHQRPSDSLSRIRQHESARMDKSLGDLQPSPTNTSSSIVVVNGEGSEIKSPVRDHQKGDESAVLNKEPYSPLTVQTDSIAHLNHGQLQNFAFSHNLSGQHFFTPLSAGHPLLLHPSQFAMGGAFPSMAAGMSHLLASMSASAGGIGSMDSLASSQQGLPGGSATGLPYHLQQHVLATQGLAMSPFGSLFPYPYTYMAAAAAASMPAGIPTSVASSIHRHPFLSAVRPRLRYSPYTFPVPGLDSSSLLTTGVPPMSTVAEAKVNSMATSPVSAGLDSGSELNSRSSTLSSGSVSLSPKQCSEKETSSELQNIQRLVSGLETKQDRSTRSSSP; translated from the exons ATGAATTTACCGATGAGAGAGCCAGTCATTCCAGGGACAAGTATGGCTTATCATCCGTTCTTACCTCACCGGGCGCCGGACTTTGCGATGAGCGCTGCTTTGGGACATCAACCTCCTTTTTTCCCGGCTCTCGCCTTGCCGCCGAGCGGCGCGGCCTCTCTCACACTCCCGGGCGCAATGAGCAAGCCTATCGTGGATCAGCTCGTCGGCGCAGCTGAGGCTGGACTCGCTCTGTCGGCAATGGGCCACCAGTCCTCGCATTTGAGGCCTCTCAAGACTCTGGAGCCCGAGGAAGAAGTGGAAGACGACCCAAAAGTTATACTCGAAGCTAAAGATTTGTGGGATCAGTTTCACAAGCGTGGCACTGAAATGGTTATCACCAAATCTGGAAG GAGAATGTTCCCGCCATTTAAAGTTAGGTGCACGGGACTGGATAAGAAGGCCAAGTATATTTTGTTAATGGATATTGTGGCGGCAGATGACTGTAGGTACAAATTCCACAACTCCCGCTGGATGGTAGCTGGAAAAGCGGACCCTGAAATGCCAAAGCGAATGTACATTCACCCTGATAGCCCAGCTACCGGCGAGCAATGGATGTCTAAAGTCGTCACTTTTCACAAGCTGAAACTGACAAACAACATTTCTGATAAACATGGATTT ACTATTTTGAATTCAATGCACAAGTACCAACCTAGATTTCACATTGTTCGTGCGAACGACATTTTGAAACTTCCTTACAGTACTTTCCGGACATACGTTTTCCCTGAAACAGAATTCATAGCCGTGACTGCATATCAAAATGATAAG ATAACGCAATTAAAAATCGACAACAACCCATTTGCCAAAGGCTTTCGTGACACAGGGAATGGGcggagagagaaaag AAAACAATTGGCAATCCAATCACTACGAGTTTACGAAGAACAGCAGAAAGGCTCCAAAGAGAACGGAACATCGGATGATTCATCCAACGAACAGCCCACTTTCAAATGCTTCGGTCAGTCTGCCTCTCCCGCGGTTTCCACTCCAGGGGCTGCCAACTTAAAAG GTGGTCTGCAAAGTGATGGAGAAGAAAGCGATATGGATACAAAAGATGACCCCATTCGAGACGGGACAGAGTCGGAGAAATTCTCAACCGCGGAGCAGCGAAACAATGAGCGCAATTCGGTCAAATCGCACCAACGCCCCTCGGACAGTCTCAGCAGAATCAGACAACATGAAAGCGCCAGGATGGATAAGAGTTTAGGGGATTTGCAGCCGAGCCCGACAAACAcctcctccagcattgtggtcGTTAATGGCGAGGGATCTGAGATCAAAAGTCCAGTCAGAGACCATCAGAAGGGGGATGAATCCGCTGTGCTGAACAAGGAGCCTTATTCTCCCCTAACCGTGCAGACGGATAGCATCGCACACCTGAACCATGGACAGTTACAGAACTTTGCCTTTTCTCACAACTTATCCGGTCAGCACTTCTTTACCCCTTTGAGCGCAGGACACCCACTTCTCTTGCACCCGAGCCAGTTTGCTATGGGTGGGGCCTTCCCAAGTATGGCTGCAGGTATGAGCCACCTTCTCGCCTCCATGTCGGCCTCGGCGGGCGGCATCGGCAGCATGGACTCACTGGCTTCGTCACAGCAGGGATTACCTGGTGGATCAGCGACAGGTCTCCCTTATCACCTCCAACAGCACGTCCTGGCCACGCAG GGTCTTGCGATGTCACCATTTGGTAGTCTTTTCCCTTACCCTTATACCTACATGGCGGCTGCGGCCGCGGCGTCCATGCCCGCTGGAATTCCGACATCAGTCGCGTCCTCTATACATCGCCATCCGTTCCTCAGTGCAGTCCGGCCTCGTTTAAGGTATAGCCCTTACACTTTCCCCGTGCCGGGACTGGACAGTAGCAGCTTGCTGACTACCGGCGTGCCACCAATGTCCACCGTAGCCGAGGCGAAAGTAAACAGCATGGCAACCAGTCCTGTGTCAGCGGGCTTAGACTCGGGGTCAGAGCTAAACAGCAGGTCCTCGACTCTCTCCTCGGGATCCGTCTCCCTGTCTCCGAAACAGTGTTCAGAAAAAGAAACGTCCAGCGAGCTTCAGAACATCCAGCGCCTGGTCAGTGGACTGGAAACCAAACAAGATCGGTCAACTAGGAGTAGTTCCCCCTGA